The following are encoded in a window of Telmatobacter sp. DSM 110680 genomic DNA:
- a CDS encoding dihydrofolate reductase family protein, which translates to MRPLRYSINVTLDGCCDHRVMIPDEDLHRNAAKNLEHADALLLGRVTYEMMEAAWRPKAQKEARPDWMEPFARTINDVKKYVVSNTLDRVDWNAELVRGDLEKAVQQLKQEPGNGLFVGGVKLPLALAEMGLIDEYEFVVHPRLAGHGPTLFAGLSKVVDLRLVSRQEFGSGAVAMRYVPRG; encoded by the coding sequence ATGCGACCTCTCCGGTATTCCATCAACGTTACATTGGATGGGTGTTGCGATCATCGCGTAATGATTCCGGACGAAGACTTGCATCGTAACGCGGCCAAGAATCTTGAGCATGCCGATGCCTTGCTGTTAGGCCGTGTGACTTACGAAATGATGGAGGCGGCGTGGCGGCCGAAGGCGCAGAAGGAGGCGAGGCCTGACTGGATGGAACCCTTTGCCCGGACGATCAATGACGTAAAGAAGTACGTCGTTTCGAACACCCTGGACCGAGTCGATTGGAATGCGGAGCTAGTGCGCGGAGATCTGGAAAAGGCCGTTCAGCAACTCAAGCAGGAGCCGGGTAACGGACTGTTCGTGGGAGGCGTAAAGCTCCCGCTGGCGTTGGCGGAGATGGGATTGATCGATGAGTACGAGTTCGTAGTTCATCCCAGGCTGGCTGGCCACGGGCCAACGTTGTTCGCGGGACTATCGAAGGTAGTCGACTTGAGGCTCGTGAGCCGGCAGGAGTTCGGCTCGGGAGCGGTGGCCATGAGGTATGTGCCGCGAGGGTAG
- a CDS encoding alpha-ketoglutarate-dependent dioxygenase AlkB has product MNLFSQLAAEPTHEEIFPGTVLMRGLALPQDAEFFASVGVILSAAPLHPATTPSGLPMSVMVSDCGTPEAFRRRWDPQNPSVRKLWPAMPRVLSDFAIRCAVRSGFPHFRPDTCHINRYQAGTKLGIHQDRHEFDLHQPIVSISLGLECIFLLGGFQRTDKTKHILLEHGDVIVWGGPSRMRFHGVQPLKPDHHPLTGPYRYNLTFRKVA; this is encoded by the coding sequence ATGAATCTCTTTTCCCAACTCGCGGCGGAGCCGACACACGAGGAGATTTTCCCTGGCACCGTGCTGATGCGCGGCCTGGCGCTGCCCCAGGACGCTGAATTTTTCGCGTCTGTCGGAGTCATTCTTTCCGCCGCACCGCTGCATCCTGCAACGACTCCCAGTGGGCTGCCGATGTCGGTGATGGTCTCGGACTGCGGAACGCCTGAAGCATTCCGGCGACGGTGGGATCCGCAGAACCCGAGCGTGCGGAAATTGTGGCCAGCGATGCCGCGCGTGCTTTCTGATTTTGCGATTCGCTGCGCGGTGCGGTCGGGATTTCCGCATTTCCGGCCGGATACCTGCCACATCAATCGCTACCAGGCTGGGACAAAACTGGGGATTCATCAGGACCGACACGAATTTGATCTGCATCAGCCCATTGTGTCGATTTCTCTGGGACTGGAGTGCATATTTCTCCTCGGCGGTTTTCAGCGCACAGACAAGACAAAGCACATTCTGCTGGAACATGGCGATGTGATCGTGTGGGGCGGCCCTTCACGCATGCGTTTTCACGGCGTGCAGCCGCTAAAACCGGACCATCATCCGCTTACGGGACCGTACCGGTACAACCTGACTTTTCGCAAAGTGGCGTGA
- a CDS encoding phosphoribosyltransferase, protein MVFQDRREAGRVLGELVAELPDLKDGLVLGLVRGGVPVAYEVARKCGLPLDILIVRKLGVPGQEELAMGAIASGGCVVVNESIIRSYHVSEKKLEYVIERETQELQRRETLYRGGQSRADIEGQTVVLVDDGLATGASMRAAIRAVKGRVRKVIVAVPVGAKSTCEELALVVDHLVCALVPEPLEAVGMFYRDFEATSDGEVKELITVAMQLRTRKS, encoded by the coding sequence ATGGTGTTTCAAGATCGTCGCGAGGCGGGACGCGTGCTGGGCGAACTTGTGGCTGAGCTGCCTGACCTGAAAGATGGGCTGGTGCTTGGTCTGGTACGCGGCGGAGTCCCGGTAGCGTATGAAGTGGCGCGGAAGTGCGGGCTGCCGCTCGACATTCTGATAGTTCGCAAGCTCGGTGTGCCGGGACAGGAAGAACTAGCGATGGGAGCAATTGCGAGCGGCGGTTGCGTGGTTGTGAACGAGTCGATCATTCGCTCTTATCACGTATCCGAGAAGAAGCTCGAATACGTGATCGAACGCGAGACGCAAGAGTTGCAGCGGCGCGAGACGCTGTATCGCGGGGGTCAATCGCGGGCGGATATCGAGGGCCAGACGGTCGTTCTGGTTGACGACGGGCTGGCGACCGGGGCAAGTATGCGGGCGGCGATCCGGGCGGTGAAGGGGCGCGTTCGGAAGGTAATTGTGGCCGTACCGGTCGGGGCGAAGAGCACCTGCGAGGAATTGGCCCTTGTGGTGGACCATCTTGTTTGCGCCTTGGTGCCGGAGCCGCTGGAAGCGGTGGGCATGTTCTATAGGGATTTTGAGGCAACGTCGGATGGAGAGGTAAAGGAGTTGATAACGGTCGCGATGCAACTCAGAACTAGAAAATCCTAA
- a CDS encoding carboxylate-amine ligase yields the protein MRPSFSLGIEEEYQTIDPVTRDLRSHIETEMLEEGKLRLQERVKAEMHTSVVEVGTRICRNIDEAREDIYELRREMIKLAREHKLELVAGATHPFADWRTQEIYPDPRYHQVVKDLQLVARANLIFGLHVHVGIEDREAAIRIMNSMRYFLPHIMALATNSPFWLGLNTGYKGYRAKVFENFPRTGIPDAFSSYSEFENYVSLLVRTNCIDNAKKIWWDIRPHPFFNTIEVRACDIPLRAEETVAIAALIQATAAYLYRLHAANQDFRQYARPLLMENKFRAVRYGLDGKLIDFGRQTEVPERDLLEEYLILIDREVDELGSREAIDGIRKIIQTGTGADRQLKVFEESKGDLKAVVDYMAEETRAGL from the coding sequence ATGCGCCCGTCTTTCTCCTTAGGAATAGAAGAGGAATACCAGACCATCGACCCGGTCACCCGCGATCTGCGCTCTCACATCGAAACCGAAATGCTCGAGGAGGGCAAACTACGCCTGCAGGAACGTGTCAAGGCTGAGATGCACACCTCCGTCGTAGAGGTCGGCACCCGGATCTGTCGCAACATCGACGAGGCCCGCGAGGACATCTATGAACTTCGCCGCGAGATGATCAAGCTAGCTCGCGAGCACAAGCTTGAACTCGTAGCCGGTGCCACGCATCCCTTCGCAGACTGGCGCACCCAGGAGATATATCCCGATCCGCGCTACCACCAGGTAGTCAAGGATCTCCAACTGGTAGCCCGCGCCAACCTCATCTTCGGCCTACACGTACACGTCGGCATTGAAGACCGAGAGGCCGCCATCCGCATCATGAATTCGATGCGCTACTTTTTGCCGCACATCATGGCTCTCGCCACCAATTCGCCCTTCTGGCTCGGCCTCAACACCGGCTACAAAGGTTACCGCGCAAAAGTCTTTGAGAACTTCCCGCGTACCGGCATCCCAGACGCGTTCTCCAGCTACTCCGAATTCGAGAACTACGTCAGCCTTCTTGTCCGGACCAACTGCATCGACAACGCTAAGAAGATCTGGTGGGATATCCGCCCCCATCCGTTCTTCAACACCATCGAAGTCCGTGCCTGCGACATTCCTCTCCGCGCCGAAGAAACCGTCGCCATCGCCGCACTCATTCAGGCCACAGCCGCTTACCTCTATCGGCTCCACGCGGCCAACCAGGACTTTCGCCAATACGCTCGGCCCCTGCTGATGGAAAACAAATTCCGCGCCGTCCGCTACGGCCTCGACGGCAAGCTCATCGACTTCGGCCGTCAGACTGAAGTCCCAGAGCGGGATCTGCTCGAGGAGTATCTGATTCTCATCGACAGGGAAGTGGACGAATTGGGCAGCAGGGAAGCCATCGACGGCATCCGCAAGATCATACAAACCGGCACAGGCGCCGATCGTCAGCTCAAAGTATTTGAAGAAAGTAAGGGCGACCTCAAAGCTGTAGTCGACTACATGGCCGAAGAAACCCGGGCCGGCTTGTAG
- a CDS encoding aminotransferase class V-fold PLP-dependent enzyme: MLDVQFRQADSAEDIEQVHRLNHRIFSEEVGQHPRTSDGRLIDKFHDRNRYFIAICGSELVGMVSAHDGPEFSITSRLENLRALKVLRAPLEIRLLAILPKFRNRSILAGLFWQVRSYARKHHYSDLLISGIVERLSMYEKMGFKAMGPAIPCGAAAFVPMRLSLDAALERFERREQMYGARWRRSHATSLLPGPVAMSESVIEAFHQVPISHRSQRFIELYEELRRRLGELMGGLQPVVLCGSGTLANDAIAANLRCAFGNAEGLVIANGEFGERLIRQAACAGLNYRALKFGWGDAWSFRAIERELERSPRWVWVVHLETSTGVLNDLRRLTDLASQHGSAVAADCVSSLGAVDTGEAGRRLFLASGVSGKALASYAGLAFVFLSQEAIVALEGKTICPTFDLIAAVQGAGPTSTLPSPLVMSALQALRENYNNETDRAARYKHYEELGRWARGMMREVGLELLAAEKDAAPTIATFPIPSKGFAQECLTAGFRIAHESDYLRARDWGQIATMGNLDKTCLESLFSALKTYELGHEA; encoded by the coding sequence ATGCTTGATGTTCAATTCAGACAGGCCGACAGCGCAGAGGACATCGAGCAGGTCCACCGTCTGAATCACCGTATCTTTTCTGAGGAAGTGGGGCAACACCCGCGCACCTCGGACGGCCGTTTGATCGACAAGTTTCATGACCGGAACAGGTACTTTATTGCTATATGCGGCAGCGAACTTGTAGGTATGGTTTCGGCGCACGATGGGCCGGAATTTTCGATCACCAGCCGACTGGAGAACCTGAGGGCGTTAAAAGTGCTGCGGGCGCCGCTGGAGATTCGGTTGTTGGCGATTTTACCCAAGTTTCGCAATCGGTCGATTTTGGCAGGTCTTTTCTGGCAGGTGCGGAGTTACGCGCGAAAACATCATTACAGCGATCTGCTGATTTCCGGCATTGTCGAGCGACTCTCAATGTACGAGAAGATGGGATTCAAAGCGATGGGCCCAGCGATACCGTGCGGTGCTGCGGCGTTTGTGCCAATGCGGTTGTCACTGGACGCGGCTTTAGAAAGATTTGAACGACGAGAACAGATGTACGGGGCGCGTTGGCGGCGAAGCCATGCAACCAGTCTGTTACCGGGGCCCGTAGCGATGTCTGAAAGCGTCATCGAGGCATTCCATCAGGTTCCGATTTCTCATCGATCACAGCGCTTCATTGAACTTTACGAGGAGTTACGACGCCGGCTCGGCGAGCTGATGGGCGGGTTGCAGCCGGTGGTGCTGTGCGGATCGGGAACGCTGGCGAACGACGCGATTGCAGCAAACCTTCGGTGCGCATTCGGGAACGCCGAAGGGCTGGTGATTGCGAACGGGGAGTTTGGCGAGAGGCTTATCCGTCAGGCAGCTTGCGCCGGGTTGAACTACCGCGCATTGAAATTTGGCTGGGGAGACGCTTGGAGCTTCAGAGCTATTGAAAGAGAGCTCGAACGAAGCCCGAGGTGGGTCTGGGTAGTCCATCTGGAGACGAGTACGGGCGTCCTGAACGATCTGCGGCGCTTGACGGATTTGGCGTCGCAACATGGGTCTGCGGTTGCTGCGGATTGCGTAAGTAGCCTGGGAGCGGTGGACACCGGCGAGGCGGGTCGACGGCTCTTTCTTGCAAGCGGAGTTTCAGGGAAAGCATTGGCCTCGTATGCGGGACTGGCATTTGTATTCCTGTCACAGGAGGCCATCGTAGCGTTAGAAGGGAAAACTATTTGCCCGACGTTCGACCTGATTGCCGCAGTCCAAGGTGCGGGTCCCACATCGACGCTTCCCTCCCCGTTGGTGATGTCGGCATTGCAGGCTTTGCGCGAGAACTATAACAACGAAACAGATAGAGCAGCGCGCTACAAGCATTACGAGGAACTGGGTCGCTGGGCCCGGGGGATGATGCGCGAGGTGGGACTCGAGCTTCTGGCTGCAGAGAAAGATGCAGCTCCAACAATTGCGACTTTCCCTATTCCCTCGAAGGGTTTTGCGCAGGAGTGTCTGACAGCGGGTTTTCGGATTGCCCATGAGAGCGACTATCTGCGAGCGCGCGATTGGGGACAGATTGCGACGATGGGTAATTTGGACAAGACTTGCCTTGAGTCACTCTTTTCTGCCTTGAAAACTTATGAGCTGGGTCACGAGGCTTAG
- a CDS encoding L-lactate dehydrogenase, translating to MGKIGIIGAGSVGATIAYAALIRGVAREISLFDIARTKVDAEVLDLNHGLLFAPQAKVDGGDDVEVLRGSDVVVMTAGAKQKPGQTRMDLAEANAQICKKILPEVMRIAPDALLLMVTNPVDVVTEVALKLTGLPWQRVVGSGTVLDSSRFRYLVAKHCNVAVQNVHAYIAGEHGDSEIPLWASATIGSIPLSQWSVEGHGRLTSSDKDAIVKNVKEAAYQVIQGKGATNYAVGLAVCNILEAILFDERRVLPVSGLLRGFRGIEDVCLSLPRIVGRGGIEAPLPIPMTVDEESGLRESGDRIRSVVRGLGY from the coding sequence ATGGGAAAGATTGGAATCATAGGCGCGGGAAGCGTAGGCGCCACGATTGCATATGCCGCGCTGATTCGCGGAGTGGCGCGAGAAATCAGCCTGTTTGATATCGCGCGGACGAAGGTTGATGCCGAGGTACTCGACCTCAATCACGGACTGCTGTTTGCCCCACAGGCAAAAGTTGATGGCGGTGACGATGTTGAAGTGCTTCGGGGCTCAGATGTTGTCGTGATGACCGCAGGCGCAAAGCAAAAACCCGGCCAGACGCGAATGGACCTGGCAGAGGCAAATGCACAAATCTGCAAGAAGATTCTTCCGGAAGTCATGCGGATCGCGCCGGATGCTCTGCTGCTAATGGTGACGAATCCCGTCGATGTGGTGACCGAGGTGGCTCTCAAACTGACCGGCTTGCCGTGGCAGCGCGTTGTTGGTTCAGGGACGGTACTGGACAGTTCGCGCTTTCGCTACCTGGTAGCCAAGCATTGCAACGTCGCGGTGCAGAATGTGCACGCGTATATTGCAGGCGAACACGGCGACTCGGAGATTCCTCTCTGGGCGAGCGCCACGATCGGGTCGATTCCGCTGAGTCAGTGGAGCGTGGAGGGGCACGGACGTTTGACCTCATCAGACAAAGACGCCATCGTAAAGAACGTGAAGGAAGCTGCCTACCAGGTGATCCAGGGAAAAGGTGCGACCAACTATGCCGTCGGGCTCGCTGTGTGCAATATTCTCGAGGCGATTCTGTTTGATGAACGGCGAGTGCTGCCGGTAAGCGGGCTGCTCCGCGGCTTTAGGGGGATCGAGGATGTGTGCCTGAGTTTGCCGCGTATTGTGGGGCGCGGAGGGATTGAGGCGCCATTGCCGATCCCAATGACAGTAGACGAAGAGAGCGGACTGCGAGAGAGTGGGGACCGGATTCGCTCAGTCGTACGCGGACTGGGATATTAG
- a CDS encoding flavin reductase family protein gives MSDSGSTRKSVLSFNPAQHPQRQIYKLMTGIIVPRPIALVSTVDAKGNANLAPFSFFAGVGSAPPTVLFCPALRPGGTDQAGQRKDTLRNVEETREFVINVVSEAIAAQANLSAAEVGPEVNEFKLSGLTPLASEVVRAPRVAESPAQMECKLMQVIYTGDQPASGVIVLGEVVRFHVREDLIDDFRVDPSGLDAVGRMAGNAWVRTQDRIELIRPK, from the coding sequence ATGAGTGATTCCGGTTCGACACGCAAGTCCGTGCTCAGCTTCAACCCAGCCCAGCATCCTCAACGGCAAATTTACAAGCTGATGACCGGCATTATTGTTCCTCGTCCCATCGCGCTCGTCTCCACCGTAGACGCTAAAGGCAACGCCAACCTGGCGCCTTTCAGTTTCTTTGCCGGAGTAGGATCCGCGCCACCGACCGTTTTGTTTTGCCCTGCACTGCGCCCCGGGGGAACTGATCAGGCCGGCCAGCGCAAAGACACTCTGCGCAACGTGGAGGAGACTCGCGAGTTCGTAATCAATGTGGTGAGCGAAGCGATTGCCGCTCAAGCCAATCTAAGTGCGGCCGAGGTCGGTCCTGAGGTAAACGAGTTCAAATTATCCGGCCTGACTCCGCTCGCGAGCGAAGTGGTTCGCGCGCCGCGTGTAGCTGAGTCTCCAGCACAGATGGAATGCAAACTGATGCAGGTGATATATACAGGAGACCAGCCGGCCAGCGGAGTTATTGTCCTGGGAGAAGTGGTACGCTTTCACGTTCGCGAGGACCTCATTGACGACTTTCGAGTGGATCCTTCCGGCCTCGATGCAGTAGGCCGCATGGCGGGCAACGCCTGGGTCCGAACGCAGGATCGAATCGAGCTAATCAGGCCTAAATAA
- the phoU gene encoding phosphate signaling complex protein PhoU, whose protein sequence is MPRIHFQLQLAELKDKLLAMAALAQQAVESAVDAYIIRDLTLCQYVKQNETAINSAQRELDEMAYELLAKEQPMAIDLRFILAVIKINGDLERIGDQSMGISKRTRDIMKTEQVELPVDFTAMREVAGRMIRTAILSLLEGDARLADEVREMDDEIDRMNRCAQADLLKMIQEQPQATQQAMNGMMVSRSLERIADHAANIATDVIFWIRGADVRHQLSLSMD, encoded by the coding sequence TTGCCGCGCATTCATTTTCAACTTCAGCTCGCCGAACTCAAGGACAAGCTTCTTGCGATGGCTGCCCTTGCGCAGCAGGCGGTGGAGTCCGCGGTCGACGCCTATATTATTCGCGACCTGACCCTCTGCCAATACGTAAAGCAGAATGAAACGGCCATCAATTCTGCCCAGCGCGAACTCGACGAGATGGCCTACGAGTTGCTCGCCAAAGAACAGCCAATGGCGATCGATCTCCGCTTCATTCTCGCGGTGATCAAAATTAATGGTGATCTCGAACGCATCGGCGATCAGTCGATGGGGATTTCCAAACGTACCCGCGACATCATGAAGACCGAACAGGTCGAATTGCCCGTGGATTTTACCGCCATGCGCGAGGTTGCCGGTCGCATGATTCGAACGGCAATCTTGTCGCTGCTCGAGGGCGATGCACGCCTTGCCGACGAAGTGCGCGAAATGGACGATGAGATTGATCGCATGAATCGGTGCGCCCAGGCTGATCTTCTGAAGATGATCCAGGAGCAGCCCCAGGCGACGCAGCAAGCGATGAACGGGATGATGGTTTCTCGCAGCCTGGAGCGCATTGCCGACCACGCCGCGAACATCGCCACCGACGTAATCTTCTGGATTCGCGGGGCCGATGTCAGGCATCAGCTGAGCCTGTCAATGGACTGA
- a CDS encoding bifunctional enoyl-CoA hydratase/phosphate acetyltransferase: MSDLAPLAEAVVVDPLVGHPADYHVFHKFLDRCKSLPAITTAVCWPLSDVALRGAVEAAIEGLIKPTLIGDEAEMRALAAKIGVDISPYPILDADNEVKAAEISVSMCRSGNAQAMMKGSLHTDELMKVAMARDTGLRTSRRITHVFVMDTPAYARTLLISDAAINIKPEFEDKIHIVQNAIDLAHALGIPEPKVALLSAVETVNPKIPSTMEAAALCKMADRGQITGGILDGPLAFDTAVSLHAAEIKHLNSPVTGQADILIVPDLESGNMLAKQLEYLGGAQLAGIVLGARVPVILTSRADSAETRLTSCAVACLLHYATHPVEIA, from the coding sequence ATGAGTGATCTTGCCCCCCTCGCTGAAGCCGTTGTCGTCGACCCATTAGTCGGACATCCGGCTGACTATCACGTTTTTCACAAATTTCTGGATCGCTGCAAGTCACTTCCGGCTATCACGACCGCAGTTTGCTGGCCGCTCTCGGATGTCGCATTGAGAGGCGCGGTCGAAGCCGCCATCGAGGGGCTGATCAAGCCAACGCTGATCGGTGACGAAGCTGAAATGCGCGCTCTTGCCGCAAAAATTGGGGTTGATATCTCTCCTTATCCGATCCTCGACGCGGACAATGAAGTGAAGGCCGCAGAGATTAGCGTGAGCATGTGCCGCAGTGGCAATGCCCAGGCCATGATGAAGGGGAGTCTGCATACTGACGAATTGATGAAAGTAGCGATGGCACGGGACACCGGTCTACGCACCTCGCGCCGCATCACCCACGTCTTCGTAATGGATACGCCCGCGTACGCGCGCACACTGCTCATCTCCGATGCCGCGATCAACATCAAGCCGGAGTTTGAGGACAAGATCCACATCGTGCAGAATGCGATCGACCTGGCTCATGCGCTCGGCATCCCGGAGCCTAAGGTTGCACTGCTCTCCGCCGTAGAGACTGTGAACCCTAAAATTCCTTCGACGATGGAAGCTGCCGCACTTTGTAAGATGGCCGATCGAGGACAGATTACTGGTGGCATTCTCGATGGTCCACTCGCCTTCGATACCGCCGTCAGTCTTCATGCTGCGGAAATCAAGCACCTGAACTCGCCCGTCACGGGACAGGCTGACATTCTGATTGTTCCTGATCTCGAGAGCGGAAACATGCTCGCCAAGCAACTGGAGTATCTGGGTGGCGCGCAGCTCGCGGGCATCGTGCTTGGTGCGCGTGTTCCGGTAATCCTGACCAGCCGCGCCGACTCGGCGGAGACTCGGCTCACCAGTTGTGCCGTTGCGTGCCTATTACACTACGCCACGCATCCCGTCGAAATCGCATAG
- a CDS encoding ABC transporter permease: MAFFSDQFKQVSRRLARAPLFTTITLITLAVGIGANTVVFSVVEGVLLKPLAYPQADRLIGMWHSAPAIGFQGDLNMAPFLYFIDREQSTTLEDVGMYNGDSLSVTGVGAPEHVSGMDMTDGTLPMLGVKPVLGRLFTRRDDTANAPKTVILSYNYWQKKFGGSDSVVGQAINIDGTNREIIGVLPRSFQFLDNYDAALFLPMQMDRSKVKLGNFSFRGIAKLKPGVTLKQANTDLDRLLPIAVHSFPAPEGFSAAIFEKVKINANVHTLKRDVVGDVGNVLWVLMGSIAVVLLVACANVANLLLVRVEGRRQELAVRSALGAGRSNITMGLLFESGVLGVTGGVLGLALAFAALRVLVAAAPTGLPRLHEIGIDFPVLAFAAGTALFVSVVIGMLPVIKYSGVQINTGLREGGRALSQSRERHRARKALVIVQVALALVLLICSGLMIRTFQALANVSPGFADPASLLKFRIYIPESTVPETQKANVIHMEQAIAEKLAAIPNVSSVAYSTHVPMDGNDSNDLLYAQDRTYREGELPPIRRFVNVSPGFFSTMGTPLVAGRELTWAETYQERPVALVSENLAREYWGSPENALGKHIRVANTDDWREIIGVAKNVYFDGVSQKPPAVVYWPVLLAKFEGQAEDAHRGISFIIRSPRAGSAAFMSQVQQAVWSVNGDLPLADPDTVGTLYTKSMARTSFTLVMLCIAGGMALLLGIVGIYGVISYAVSQRTREIGIRMALGAQRDSLTNMFVKQGLLLAAIGAMFGIGAAFATMRFMASILFKVSPMDPWTYSFATAAVIGIAWLACYLPSRRAAQVNPTSALRAE; the protein is encoded by the coding sequence ATGGCGTTTTTCAGCGATCAGTTCAAGCAAGTATCTAGAAGGCTCGCGCGGGCACCTTTGTTCACCACCATCACGCTGATTACGCTGGCGGTTGGCATCGGGGCGAACACCGTAGTCTTCAGTGTGGTGGAGGGAGTTCTCTTAAAGCCCCTTGCCTATCCGCAGGCCGACCGGCTCATTGGGATGTGGCACTCCGCCCCTGCCATCGGCTTTCAAGGCGACCTCAACATGGCGCCCTTTCTCTACTTCATTGATCGGGAGCAGAGCACCACGCTTGAAGATGTCGGCATGTACAACGGAGATTCGCTCTCCGTCACAGGAGTGGGAGCGCCCGAACACGTTTCGGGCATGGACATGACAGACGGGACCCTTCCGATGCTTGGAGTCAAGCCAGTCCTGGGACGGCTTTTCACGCGCCGTGATGACACCGCGAACGCACCCAAGACGGTGATTCTCTCATACAACTACTGGCAGAAGAAGTTTGGCGGCAGCGATTCCGTGGTGGGCCAGGCAATCAATATTGATGGCACGAACCGCGAAATCATTGGTGTTCTGCCTCGGAGTTTCCAGTTTCTGGATAACTACGACGCTGCTCTGTTTTTGCCCATGCAGATGGATCGTAGCAAAGTGAAGCTTGGCAACTTCAGCTTTCGTGGAATTGCCAAGCTGAAACCCGGCGTGACTTTGAAGCAGGCGAATACTGATCTGGATCGCCTGCTGCCGATAGCAGTCCACAGTTTTCCGGCGCCAGAGGGATTCAGTGCCGCCATCTTTGAGAAGGTAAAGATCAATGCGAACGTCCACACCCTCAAGAGAGACGTGGTAGGGGATGTAGGAAACGTTCTTTGGGTCTTGATGGGATCGATTGCTGTGGTGTTGCTGGTTGCATGCGCGAATGTCGCAAATTTGCTCCTGGTACGCGTTGAAGGAAGACGGCAGGAGCTGGCTGTTCGGTCTGCGCTTGGCGCGGGTCGCTCAAATATCACCATGGGTTTGCTGTTTGAGAGCGGCGTGCTCGGAGTTACCGGCGGCGTACTGGGACTGGCGCTTGCTTTTGCTGCGCTGCGCGTTCTGGTGGCGGCTGCTCCTACAGGATTGCCACGACTTCACGAGATTGGCATCGATTTTCCAGTACTGGCCTTTGCCGCTGGGACGGCGCTCTTTGTTAGCGTGGTGATCGGGATGCTTCCGGTGATCAAGTATTCCGGCGTACAGATCAATACCGGTTTGCGCGAGGGCGGGCGTGCGCTCAGCCAGAGTCGTGAGCGGCATCGGGCTCGCAAAGCTCTGGTTATAGTGCAGGTCGCTCTCGCTCTTGTCCTTCTGATTTGCTCCGGGCTTATGATCCGAACCTTTCAGGCGCTGGCAAATGTTTCGCCCGGATTTGCCGACCCGGCCTCACTGCTAAAGTTTCGCATCTATATTCCTGAATCGACCGTACCTGAGACTCAGAAGGCAAATGTGATTCACATGGAGCAGGCTATCGCCGAGAAACTTGCTGCGATTCCGAATGTCTCATCCGTCGCATATTCCACTCATGTTCCGATGGACGGAAACGATTCAAATGACCTGCTATACGCACAGGATCGCACCTATCGCGAAGGTGAACTCCCGCCAATTCGTCGCTTCGTCAATGTATCCCCCGGATTCTTTTCCACGATGGGAACTCCGCTGGTCGCAGGACGGGAATTGACCTGGGCTGAGACCTATCAGGAGCGGCCTGTTGCCTTGGTATCGGAAAACCTGGCGCGCGAATATTGGGGCTCACCGGAGAACGCATTGGGCAAGCATATTCGGGTCGCTAACACCGATGACTGGCGCGAAATCATCGGCGTGGCAAAAAATGTTTACTTTGACGGTGTGAGCCAAAAGCCCCCAGCTGTTGTTTATTGGCCAGTTCTGCTAGCCAAATTTGAAGGGCAGGCGGAGGACGCGCATCGCGGCATATCGTTCATCATTCGCTCACCGCGCGCAGGCTCTGCAGCTTTCATGAGCCAGGTACAGCAGGCCGTTTGGTCAGTGAATGGAGATCTGCCACTGGCTGACCCGGATACAGTTGGCACACTCTATACAAAGTCCATGGCGCGCACATCTTTCACTCTCGTCATGCTCTGTATTGCGGGAGGCATGGCATTGCTTCTCGGCATCGTAGGCATCTATGGCGTGATCTCGTATGCAGTTTCGCAGCGCACACGAGAGATCGGCATTCGCATGGCGCTCGGTGCTCAGCGCGATTCGCTAACGAACATGTTTGTCAAACAGGGACTGTTGTTGGCAGCCATCGGGGCCATGTTTGGTATAGGTGCGGCCTTTGCCACTATGCGCTTCATGGCGTCCATTCTGTTCAAAGTCAGTCCTATGGACCCGTGGACGTACTCATTCGCCACGGCGGCGGTCATTGGAATTGCCTGGCTAGCCTGCTATCTACCGTCGCGGCGAGCGGCCCAGGTAAACCCCACCAGCGCGCTGCGGGCGGAATAG